One region of Wyeomyia smithii strain HCP4-BCI-WySm-NY-G18 chromosome 3, ASM2978416v1, whole genome shotgun sequence genomic DNA includes:
- the LOC129733286 gene encoding protein yellow: MKQYLKPLIVLCLQIWIVSLPMANAVKLKQKFKWREVEFDWPSQETKQEAISTGKYVTSNNLPLGLERWKDKLFITVPRWKSGVAASLNWINISDGESPVLHPYPSWEANQLPDEKNMDPPKPESTLKMETSPKQLNDNGTIISTFRVRADECDRLWVMDTGLADILGVPVQYAAPSLVVFDLYTDKLIRRHYFPDSLLKEDSFFANVIIDTERGDCDNAFAYMPDLGGYQVIVYSFSNDKSWRVKHNFFHFDPLAGDYNIGGVNFQWTDGVFGMAVGKKTTNGSRPVFFHAFSSTKEFMVSNRILQNETYSQSSDSYYDYKLMGDRGPNSQSSAEFYDPETGVIFYTQVNKDGVGCWNTAKPLNPDTQGLVDSDSDALVFPNDLKVDNEGNVWVLSDRLPLFIFTSLDPEQYNYRILTGEISELIKGTPCDAY; this comes from the exons ATGAAGCAGTATTTAAAACCGCTCATCGTATTGTGCTTGCAAATATGGATCGTGTCTTTACCCATGGCCAATGCGGTaaaattaaagcaaaaattCAAATGGCGCGAAGTGGAGTTTGATTGGCCGTCACAGGAAACTAAACAGGAAGCAATCAGCACCGGAAAATATGTAACATCAAATAATCTGCCGCTTGGACTAGAAAGATGGAAAGACAAATTATTCATCACTGTACCCAG ATGGAAATCCGGAGTGGCTGCCTCGTTGAATTGGATAAACATATCTGATGGTGAATCTCCAGTTTTACATCCCTATCCTAGCTGGGAAGCCAATCAATTACCCGATGAAAAGAACATGGACCCACCCA AACCAGAGAGCACACTGAAAATGGAAACCTCACCGAAGCAACTAAATGATAATGGAACCATTATATCAACCTTCAGAGTAAGGGCCGATGAATGTGATCGCTTATGGGTGATGGACACTGGCTTGGCTGATATTCTTGGTGTTCCAGTTCAATATGCTGCACCGTCTCTCGTTGTATTCGATTTGTACACCGATAAACTCATCAGGCGACATTACTTTCCGGATTCATTGTTGAAGgaagattcattttttgctaatGTG ATTATCGACACTGAGCGTGGAGATTGTGATAATGCATTTGCCTACATGCCAGATCTTGGAGGATATCAAGTAATCGTTTATTCGTTCAGCAATGATAAATCATGGAGAGTGAAGCACAACTTTTTCCACTTTGACCCGTTGGCGGGTGATTATAACATTGGAGGTGTTAATTTCCAGTGGACGGATGGCGTGTTTGGTATGGCTGTTGGAAAGAAAACTACCAACGGCTCCCGGCCAGTATTTTTCCATGCTTTTTCGAGCACCAAAGAATTTATGGTCTCTAACCGAATTCTACAAAATGAAACTTATTCCCAAAGCTCAGACTCCTACTACGATTACAAACTGATGGGTGATCGCGGTCCGAATTCGCAATCTTCAGCAGAATTCTACGATCCAGAAACTGGTGTAATTTTCTACACCCAGGTCAATAAGGATGGTGTTGGCTGCTGGAATACTGCTAAACCATTAAACCCAGATACACAAGGGTTGGTTGATTCGGACAGTGATGCATTAGTTTTTCCAAATGACCTTAAGGTCGACAATGAAGGAAATGTATGGGTTTTGTCTGACAGACTTCCGTTGTTTATATTTACTTCATTAGATCCCGAGCAGTACAATTACAGAATTTTAACTGGTGAAATAAGTGAGCTAATTAAAGGCACACCTTGTGATGCTTATTGA